The Ensifer adhaerens genome contains a region encoding:
- the ruvC gene encoding crossover junction endodeoxyribonuclease RuvC: MQTTIRIIGIDPGLRRTGWGIIETLGNSLRFVASGTVTSDGDMDLASRLCQLHDGLAEVVHSYQPHEAAVEQTFVNKDATATLKLGQARGIAMLVPARAGLRVAEYAPNAVKKAVIGVGHGEKQQIHMMLKVLMPKAEFKGNDAADALAIAICHAHNRQSVTSRLAALMA, translated from the coding sequence ATGCAGACCACGATTCGCATCATCGGCATCGATCCGGGGCTCCGTCGTACCGGCTGGGGCATCATCGAGACGCTCGGCAATTCGTTGCGTTTCGTCGCCTCGGGCACGGTGACGTCGGATGGCGACATGGACCTCGCCTCCAGACTTTGCCAGCTGCATGACGGCCTTGCCGAGGTGGTGCACAGCTATCAGCCACACGAGGCGGCGGTGGAGCAGACCTTCGTCAACAAGGACGCGACAGCGACGCTGAAACTCGGCCAGGCGCGCGGCATCGCCATGCTGGTGCCGGCACGAGCAGGCCTCAGGGTCGCCGAATATGCGCCGAACGCGGTCAAGAAGGCGGTGATCGGCGTCGGTCATGGCGAGAAGCAGCAGATCCACATGATGCTGAAGGTTCTGATGCCGAAGGCCGAGTTCAAGGGCAACGATGCGGCGGACGCACTGGCGATCGCTATCTGCCATGCCCACAACCGGCAATCGGTGACGAGCCGGCTTGCCGCATTGATGGCGTAG
- the ruvA gene encoding Holliday junction branch migration protein RuvA has protein sequence MIGKLKGTIDEIAEDHVVLDVHGVGYVAFCSARTLSRLGSAGEAAVLFIETYVREDQLKLFGFLTALEREWFRLLQSVQGVGSKVALAVLSTLTPGELANAIALQDKTSVSRAPGVGPKVAVRIVTELKNKAPSFAGEMSASIGLKQELGEGVASAPVSDAVSALTNLGYSRDQAANAVAAALKNGGEGGDSAKLIRLGLKELAR, from the coding sequence ATGATCGGCAAATTGAAGGGTACCATCGACGAGATCGCCGAGGATCACGTCGTGCTCGATGTGCATGGCGTCGGCTACGTTGCCTTTTGTTCGGCGCGCACGCTGTCCAGGCTCGGATCGGCGGGCGAGGCGGCGGTGCTCTTCATCGAGACGTATGTGCGCGAAGACCAGTTGAAGCTGTTCGGCTTCCTGACGGCGCTGGAGCGGGAATGGTTCCGGCTGTTGCAGAGCGTGCAGGGGGTCGGCTCGAAAGTGGCGCTGGCCGTGCTTTCCACCCTGACGCCGGGGGAATTGGCCAATGCGATCGCGCTGCAGGACAAGACCTCCGTCTCCCGTGCGCCCGGTGTCGGGCCCAAGGTGGCGGTGCGCATCGTCACGGAACTGAAGAACAAGGCGCCGTCCTTCGCCGGCGAGATGTCGGCCTCGATCGGCCTCAAGCAGGAGCTTGGCGAAGGCGTCGCCTCCGCGCCGGTTTCCGATGCGGTTTCGGCGCTCACCAATCTCGGCTACTCGCGCGACCAGGCGGCCAATGCCGTTGCTGCGGCCTTGAAGAACGGCGGCGAAGGCGGCGACAGCGCCAAGCTCATTCGCCTTGGCCTGAAAGAGCTGGCGCGATGA
- a CDS encoding LLM class flavin-dependent oxidoreductase — translation MATFSVLDLSPITEGGSVAQSLENSRRLAQAAEENGYTRFWLAEHHGMKGIASAATSIVISHVAAATKTIRVGSGGIMLPNHSPLVIAEQFGTLAALYPGRIDLGLGRAPGTDMRTAQALRRNMEASGNNFPNDVVELQALLGPVAEDQKIIAVPGADTNVPIWLLGSSHFSAHLAGMLGLPFAFASHFAPDMLLSALEIYRERFTPSETLAKPQVMVGVMGVAADTDEEANYLFTSMQQSFVALRRNARGQFPPPVQSMDGLWSYDEKIFVDHSMMYAVVGGPETIRRKIGAFLEQTKADELIISMPIFHMQARLNSLRLFADAQRDLAKAA, via the coding sequence ATGGCGACTTTCTCCGTCCTCGATCTTTCCCCGATCACTGAAGGCGGCAGCGTCGCCCAATCGCTGGAGAATTCGCGCCGTCTGGCCCAGGCGGCCGAGGAGAACGGCTACACCCGCTTCTGGCTGGCCGAACATCACGGCATGAAGGGCATCGCCAGTGCGGCGACCTCGATCGTGATCTCGCACGTGGCGGCAGCGACGAAGACGATCCGTGTCGGCTCCGGCGGCATCATGCTGCCGAACCACTCGCCGCTTGTCATCGCCGAACAGTTCGGAACGCTCGCCGCCCTCTACCCCGGCCGCATCGACCTCGGCCTCGGCCGTGCGCCCGGAACCGACATGCGCACCGCCCAGGCCCTCCGACGCAACATGGAGGCGAGCGGCAACAACTTCCCGAACGACGTCGTCGAACTGCAGGCACTGCTCGGCCCCGTCGCCGAGGACCAGAAGATCATCGCCGTGCCCGGCGCCGACACCAATGTGCCGATCTGGCTGCTCGGCTCAAGCCATTTCAGCGCCCATCTCGCCGGCATGCTCGGCCTGCCCTTCGCCTTCGCCTCGCATTTCGCGCCGGACATGCTGCTCTCGGCGCTGGAGATCTACCGCGAGCGCTTCACCCCCTCCGAGACCCTTGCCAAGCCGCAGGTGATGGTCGGCGTCATGGGGGTTGCCGCCGATACGGACGAGGAGGCGAACTACCTCTTCACCTCCATGCAGCAATCCTTCGTGGCCCTGCGCCGCAACGCGCGCGGGCAGTTTCCGCCGCCGGTCCAGTCGATGGATGGGCTTTGGAGCTATGACGAGAAGATCTTCGTCGACCATTCGATGATGTATGCGGTGGTCGGAGGGCCAGAGACGATCCGGCGCAAGATCGGGGCGTTCCTCGAGCAGACAAAGGCCGACGAACTGATCATCTCCATGCCGATCTTCCACATGCAGGCGCGGCTGAATTCGCTTCGCCTC